In Naumovozyma castellii chromosome 1, complete genome, one DNA window encodes the following:
- the LAA2 gene encoding Laa2p (ancestral locus Anc_4.99): MSDTEHVDTGDAASALIAGTESDSDDFGNFSDASFTHDEEATDQEVFVQCLEEAFGTGRSTEGLPPLATDTTEYRLEQLIQDERPHVIYQQLVEYRTALQPIIWNKSHIRSRLYQILRISEENDKEKQQQLEEEEKLKRAQLDDALFNKIMKTLVNTKSVENTISQHQLKDTFKINYTPSLGHLSLQDEEKQDLENSIPSLIKTNPSSKNNENTLELQEYHDQLCNSIDLLIERLRKLKQNQRDLEKDKTTFENVITNLTGHTQRLQRDEIALYNKKKQKQKRKMFSWTTSR, from the coding sequence ATGAGTGATACTGAGCATGTGGATACAGGGGATGCTGCTTCAGCTTTAATAGCCGGGACAGAGAGTGATAGTGACGATTTTgggaatttttcagatgCATCGTTTACTCATGATGAAGAGGCCACCGATCAAGAGGTGTTTGTACAATGTCTCGAGGAAGCGTTTGGTACAGGAAGATCCACTGAGGGGTTACCACCACTGGCGACAGACACCACTGAGTACCGTTTGGAACAATTGATCCAGGATGAAAGGCCGCATGTTATTTATCAACAGCTGGTGGAATATAGAACCGCATTACAGCCtattatttggaacaaATCACATATACGATCTCGATTATACCAGATACTGAGAATCTCTGAAGAGAATGATAAGgagaaacaacaacagttggaggaagaggaaaaattaaagaggGCTCAATTAGATGAtgcattatttaataaaataatgaagacaTTAGTTAATACGAAATCGGTGGAGAATACCATAAGTCAGCATCAATTAAAGGACACTTTTAAGATAAATTATACACCATCCTTGGGTCACTTATCATTGcaagatgaagagaagCAAGACTTGGAAAACAGTATCCCCAGTCTGATAAAGACCAACCCATCAAGTAAGAACAATGAAAATACCCTGGAGTTACAAGAATATCACGATCAACTTTGTAATTCGATAGATTTGTTAATTGAAAGACTAcgaaaattgaaacaaaacCAAAGAGATTTGGAGAAGGATAAGACTACTTTTGAAAACGTTATTACAAACCTCACAGGACACACTCAAAGATTACAGAGAGATGAAATTGCATTGTAtaacaagaagaagcagaaacaaaagaggaaaatgtTTAGTTGGACGACGAGTCGCTAG
- the ECM4 gene encoding S-glutathionyl-(chloro)hydroquinone reductase (ancestral locus Anc_5.667) yields the protein MSRPWAEGTTGAFKRQVSSFREVVSPTHPIYKPAKNRYWLYVSLACPWAHRTMITRALKGLSSVIGLTVVHWHLDDKGWRMLPAPAEITDDDKKNFHTFHGGIKPTEEDVSHPVGDVKNDSARLWIDSTFDPNNGFERLSELYHKSQPDYSARYTVPVLWDTETKTIVNNESADIIRILNSGVFDEVAGDEATHLDLVPKELEAQIDEFNSWVYDNINNGVYKAGFSESAAVYEKEVTNIFNHLDKVEKILEEKYDVLAGKHGKDNKDKILKEYFTIGHQLTEADVRLYTTIVRFDPVYLQHFKCNFTSIRGGYPFIHLWLQNLYWNYKEFRFTTNFDHCKLHYTRSHTRINPLGITPFGPKPAIIPL from the coding sequence ATGTCAAGACCATGGGCAGAAGGTACAACCGGTGCATTCAAGAGACAAGTCTCTTCCTTCAGAGAAGTGGTTTCCCCCACTCATCCAATCTACAAGCCTGCCAAGAATAGATATTGGCTTTACGTATCCCTTGCATGTCCATGGGCCCATAGGACTATGATTACTAGAGCGTTGAAGGGTCTCTCCTCTGTCATTGGGCTCACTGTGGTCCACTGGCATTTGGACGACAAGGGATGGAGAATGCTACCAGCTCCAGCGGAAATTACTGATGAtgacaagaagaatttcCATACGTTTCATGGTGGTATTAAACCCACTGAGGAAGACGTATCCCACCCTGTGGGAGATGTGAAAAATGACTCTGCAAGATTATGGATCGATAGTACTTTTGATCCTAATAatggatttgaaagattgaGCGAATTGTATCATAAGAGTCAACCTGATTATTCTGCAAGATACACCGTTCCTGTTCTATGGGATACGGAAACTAAGACTATTgtcaataatgaaagtgcagatattattagaatttTGAACAGTGGTGTCTTTGATGAAGTGGCTGGCGATGAAGCTACTCATTTGGATTTAGTCCCCAAAGAATTGGAAGCACAAATTGATGAGTTTAACTCTTGGGTTTACGACAACATTAACAATGGTGTGTACAAGGCAGGATTTTCTGAGAGCGCTGCTGTTTATGAAAAGGAAGTGACCAACATCTTCAACCATTTGGACAAAGTGGAAAAGATTCTTGAAGAGAAATACGACGTTTTGGCAGGAAAACATGGtaaagataataaagataaaattttgaaagaatattttacCATTGGTCACCAACTAACAGAAGCTGATGTGAGATTATATACCACCATTGTCAGATTTGATCCCGTGTATTTACAACACTTCAAATGTAACTTCACCTCAATTAGAGGCGGCTACCCATTCATCCATTTATGGTTACAAAACTTGTATTGGAACTATAAGGAATTCAGATTCACTACCAACTTTGATCATTGTAAGTTACACTACACCCGTTCTCACACAAGAATTAATCCATTGGGAATTACACCCTTTGGGCCTAAACCAGCTATCATACCATTATGA
- the NCAS0A03410 gene encoding uncharacterized protein has protein sequence MSVLGVLAFFAVVTWGLVSSFFRDDNKNKVRSCGSIYGVKGDLHYGIQSCHIGGDCNTDVNTVIFQDALEKLLNTKYVAETSSGSWIIDYKDNWHACVSYENKVENQDEVTTYPECSINWCK, from the coding sequence ATGAGTGTATTGGGAGTACTTGCATTTTTTGCAGTTGTAACATGGGGGcttgtttcttcatttttccGAGACGATAACAAAAATAAGGTAAGGTCATGTGGTTCCATCTATGGAGTCAAAGGTGATCTTCATTATGGAATTCAAAGCTGTCACATTGGTGGTGATTGCAATACTGACGTTAACACAGTGATTTTCCAAGACGCATTAGAAAAATTGCTAAACACAAAATATGTGGCAGAAACGTCTTCTGGTTCTTGGATTATTGATTATAAGGATAATTGGCACGCCTGTGTTTCCTACGAGAACAAGGTTGAAAATCAGGATGAGGTTACGACGTATCCCGAATGTTCCATTAACTGGTGTAagtaa
- the ALK2 gene encoding protein kinase ALK2 (ancestral locus Anc_4.100) — MDYETSFDEFVDSRKFIALVVSDDEDYDEEDENISISNIVIEEEPLKVVKEILTVPEQKKQQPVVATASTKSSRSSSNKNNVAQPPQTKQVKNKSEEKKRWSFMSNHSSSSKKRWSTLSAFTNDSGNSTSKERDSQYVKRISTHSSNISITAANTSSSSNKRMSLASSLSSNEHSTGADSMSHNEMNNEHKHSLMKRSSTGSSLRQLFNKIVINEPKDGNIKQHASQDKLRRDHNNKENIDHHIHSEHTDPKQKLNTQQTTTVHSNLHSHNNSKFRAPLKPVTNTTMTNSSSLARQRHSVFFGNQNTDNSSSHQYMDNSSISSMSSNSSKWKFWKRSSISGSMSRSTSTKSLSINDVGLPVTSTATMNDHKIRHKNSFSDFHKSIFSSSNNNNVSDSSDNLSVSSQYLKQKVSSSNLSIHGLTHRTSQSSLKHKTSHSSLQKFKSRRKSANNSGNITSDDTSSTNSGPLISLPIPDQVSRDKIKTKLRNSTSLLSLNSSTPMAKQQYDQSIFTQMLEYCDIKHIIDHIEFENGLKKSLFTLDKSTLIHSNLFRIPPSSNRSDSMVCKVIPLGTLDDISSSKSMSLKELKILSICRGTTGLPYLLQSYLLRSASGNNISLFLFMKDHGSPLSLYRFDNWSQILNIYWQCATILYVTEAKFEFEHRNLTLDHILIDSHGNVTLCDLKSSRGKWVTEGEDHFDHYDEEILFTRLDHPLFFQGGGDYQFEIYNMMRSIFYDPSTWRNFEPRTNLLWLHYLAIKLIVNNNSVPTSPERDQLTKLAQLIDPSLVIKKHKHKKNDMEMRSCGDLIRYK, encoded by the coding sequence ATGGACTACGAGACGTCGTTTGACGAGTTTGTCGATAGCAGGAAATTCATCGCCCTTGTGGTGTCCGATGACGAGGATTACGATGAGGAGGACGAAAATATCAGCATATCGAATATTGTCATTGAGGAGGAACCATTGAAGGTGGTCAAGGAGATATTGACCGTGCCGGAACAGAAAAAGCAACAACCTGTGGTCGCCACTGCTTCAACGAAATCCAGTAGGAGTAGTAgtaataagaataatgtGGCACAGCCCCCTCAGACGAAACAAGTGAAGAATAAGTCAGAGGAAAAGAAACGTTGGTCCTTTATGTCCAACCattcctcttcttctaaGAAGAGATGGTCCACTTTATCGGCATTTACAAACGATTCTGGTAATAGTACCAGCAAGGAAAGAGACTCCCAGTACGTGAAGAGAATCTCCACTCACAGTAGTAATATTTCCATAACTGCTGCTAATACTAGTAGTAGCAGTAATAAGAGAATGTCATTGGCAAGCAGTTTGAGCAGCAATGAACATTCAACTGGTGCGGACAGTATGTCTCACAATGAAATGAATAACGAACATAAACATTCCCTAATGAAACGTTCATCTACAGGGTCCTCTTTAAGACAAttgtttaataaaattgttattaatGAACCAAAGGATGGAAACATCAAACAGCATGCCTCACAGGATAAATTGAGACGAGATCATAACAATAAGGAGAATATAGACCACCATATTCACAGTGAACATACCGATCCtaaacaaaaattaaatacaCAGCAGACAACAACTGTTCACTCCAATTTGCATTCACATAATAACTCGAAGTTCCGTGCCCCCTTAAAACCTGTAACAAATACCACAATGACGAATAGTTCATCATTGGCTCGACAGCGTCATTCTGTATTTTTTGGTAACCAAAATACtgataattcatcttctcATCAGTATATGGATAACTCGAGTATATCTTCAATGTCATCAAATAGTTCCAAATGGAAATTCTGGAAAAGAAGTAGTATCTCTGGATCTATGTCTAGATCTACTTCGACTAAATCATTAAGCATCAATGATGTAGGCTTACCCGTAACGTCTACTGCAACTATGAACGATCACAAGATAAGACATaagaattcattttctgatTTCCATAAATCTATTTTTTCGAgtagtaataataacaatgtGAGTGATAGCTCTGATAATTTATCCGTTTCTTCACAATACTTGAAACAAaaagtttcatcatcaaatctTTCCATTCATGGTCTAACGCATCGTACTTCTCAATCAAGTTTGAAACACAAGACATCGCACAGCTCTTTACAAAAGTTTAAAAGTAGAAGGAAGTCTGCAAATAATAGTGGTAATATAACCTCAGATGATACATCATCAACTAATTCAGGTCCCTTAATATCCCTACCAATACCAGACCAGGTTTCAAGAGATAAGATTAAGACCAAATTAAGGAACTCTACttctttattatctttaaacTCATCTACCCCCATGGCAAAGCAACAATATGATCAATCAATATTTACCCAAATGTTAGAATATTGTGATATCAAGCATATTATTGATcatattgaatttgaaaatggattgaaaaaatcttTATTTACCTTGGATAAATCCACACTCATACATTCCAACTTATTTAGAATACCACCAAGCTCTAACAGATCAGATTCGATGGTTTGTAAAGTTATCCCGTTAGGAACCTTAGACGatatatcatcatcaaagtCAATGTCATTAAAggaattgaagatattaagTATATGTAGGGGTACCACGGGGCTACCGTATCTCTTACAGTCATACTTACTGAGATCAGCATCcggtaataatatttcattgtttctttttatGAAAGATCATGGTTCTCCTTTATCCCTATATCGCTTCGATAACTGGTCCCAAATCCTAAACATTTATTGGCAATGTGCCACCATTCTTTACGTGACGGAGgctaaatttgaatttgaacATAGAAACTTAACATTGGATCATATTCTGATAGATAGTCATGGTAACGTCACATTATGTGACTTGAAATCCAGTAGAGGTAAATGGGTCACTGAGGGTGAAGATCATTTCGATCATTacgatgaagaaatacTATTTACTAGGTTGGACCATCCCCTATTCTTTCAAGGTGGGGGAgattatcaatttgaaatatataatatgaTGAGATCTATTTTTTATGATCCATCTACTTGGAGAAATTTTGAACCAAGGACAAATTTATTGTGGTTGCATTATTTAGCAATAAAACTGATAGTAAACAATAATTCAGTGCCGACAAGTCCTGAAAGGGATCAGTTGACCAAACTGGCCCAATTAATTGATCCATCATTGGTCATTAAAAAACATAAacataaaaaaaatgatatgGAGATGAGAAGTTGTGGTGATCTAATTAgatacaaataa
- the NCAS0A03440 gene encoding uncharacterized protein: MASSIKINNSLFAGAEQYMNFNTLSIKEECEKEEEDFDVFEETEEYLGNTPDSSYLNAEAFERERLNRCYQMNLQRSNDDFAIEESSTDNEETRRCQKFTYLERKRIFAKKNREREIPRREVFYNEGDSYNHEYYLDDETLFENDPCNSPFSGESSEVLEPLCFIKQTPSRYNIRSKPATPEKAASLRLLIEEYDRLHGRPSILQLVPANRRNTFPFSNEGTVINCQSFDDHRIDYPDREQLKRQPEFY; this comes from the coding sequence ATGGCTAGCagtattaaaattaataatagtttGTTCGCCGGGGCAGAACAATATATGAATTTTAATACCCTTTCTATTAAAGAGGAGTGTGAaaaggaagaggaagacTTTGAtgtttttgaagaaacagaagaaTATCTGGGAAATACACCAGATAGTTCATACTTGAATGCAGAAGCCTTCGAGAGGGAACGATTGAACAGATGTTACCAGATGAATTTACAGCGTAGCAACGACGATTTTGCCATTGAAGAGAGTTCAACTgacaatgaagaaacaagGAGGTGTCAGAAATTTACATATTtagaaaggaaaaggaTCTTTGCCAAGAAGAACAGAGAGAGAGAAATCCCACGAAGGGAAGTGTTTTACAATGAAGGTGATTCATACAATCATGAATACTACCTGGATGATGAAACACTTTTTGAGAATGACCCATGTAACTCCCCCTTCAGTGGAGAATCCAGTGAAGTTTTAGAACCATTGTGCTTTATCAAGCAAACACCATCAAGGTATAATATAAGATCGAAGCCGGCGACACCAGAGAAGGCAGCGTCTTTGAGGCTTTTAATTGAGGAATATGATAGACTGCATGGGCGACCCTCAATATTACAATTGGTCCCCGCTAATCGCAGAAATACTTTCCCCTTTTCTAATGAAGGTACAGTCATTAACTGCCAATCATTTGACGATCATAGAATAGACTATCCAGACAgagaacaattgaagaggCAACCGGAATTCTATTAA
- the MSA2 gene encoding Msa2p (ancestral locus Anc_5.668), whose protein sequence is MLLDSTLLEENTSPFSTPSKHRILSATSARKDVSDNRISPHNQSNAATNSPFTPGTNDSIFRSSTRLNHMNSPPSRSSPLSSFKKGSTTPVKLSLSIGKNGKATIVGATTPTQLSSTSSPSTSMVLSPASNEKSRVLDLLKKMRNKTNNINKKSYNLKKNGTNDSITKPVHIANRKPIINVKRRRSSVVVPPELSTIVETNSSSPSHEEKGTVVLPSIAVSSPSLAPSTPGATMVGTNILHFKTGLTPSMGLDKILLESVSPGRNNANNNTSHLTHFSSPSSIMFSPRNKAPLLPKPIHQGYHQSSMGYSYDDGNGNWIEFNNQLLASSSLPPPPQGFSPGRRQSWIRFESPGPSMLSMLNVDAKNSPLPISSTDKDTTQSNKSFQLSPLLITDDKEQQRSTEEQDDARTALKKNLFSTNI, encoded by the coding sequence ATGCTACTAGACAGTACATTACTAGAGGAGAATACTTCTCCTTTTTCCACCCCAAGTAAACATAGAATACTCTCTGCTACAAGTGCAAGGAAGGACGTATCTGACAACAGAATAAGTCCTCATAATCAATCCAATGCTGCTACAAATTCTCCATTTACACCTGGAACAAACGATAGTATATTTCGTTCATCAACGAGATTGAACCACATGAATTCTCCCCCATCCCGATCCTCTCCTCTGTCTTCATTTAAAAAGGGTAGTACAACCCCTGTTAAATTATCGCTCAGTATAGGGAAGAATGGTAAGGCAACCATTGTGGGTGCTACAACGCCAACACAATTATCCTCCACTTCTTCACCTTCCACTTCCATGGTACTTAGCCCAGCAAgtaatgaaaaatcaagAGTGTTGGAtcttttaaagaaaatgagaAATAAAACCAACAACATTAACAAAAAATCAtacaatttgaaaaagaatgGAACCAATGACTCCATTACAAAACCTGTCCATATAGCCAATAGGAAACCAATTATTAATGTCAAGAGACGAAGAAGTTCCGTGGTGGTTCCTCCGGAGCTGTCGACCATTGTAGAAACTAATAGTTCTTCACCTTCTCATGAGGAGAAGGGAACTGTAGTATTACCTTCTATTGCCGTGTCAAGCCCATCATTGGCACCATCAACTCCTGGTGCAACTATGGTGGGGACCAATATACTGCATTTTAAGACGGGATTAACACCTTCCATGGGATTGGATAAAATTTTATTGGAGAGTGTATCACCCGGTAGAAACAAtgccaataataatacttcCCATTTAACTCATTTCAGTAGCCCCAGTTCAATAATGTTTTCACCTAGAAATAAGGCACCACTGCTACCAAAACCAATTCATCAGGGATACCATCAATCATCGATGGGGTATTCATATGATGATGGGAATGGTAACTGGATAGAATTTAATAATCAATTGCTAGCGTCGTCATCATTACCACCGCCACCTCAAGGATTTTCCCCCGGAAGGAGACAATCTTGGATAAGGTTTGAGTCACCTGGACCCTCCATGCTAAGTATGCTCAATGTGGACGCCAAAAACTCACCTTTACCCATCTCATCCACAGACAAAGACACTACTCAATCAAACAAAAGTTTCCAATTATCACCTTTATTGATTACAGATGATAAGGAGCAACAACGATCAactgaagaacaagatgatGCCAGAACGGCGTTGAAGAAAAACTTATTCTCTActaatatttaa